A region of the Clostridium estertheticum subsp. estertheticum genome:
GGATATGCCAGTTGGGCCCTTGAGACTAAAAATACAAATTGCCTTTGTCATCAAGATTTTACTGCTAGTAATCTTATTCTTACTAGTTCTAAAGAAATATTTGTTTTAGATATAGATTCTATTACTATAGATTTACCTACTAGAGATATAAGAAAATTTTTAAATAAGATCATGAAAAAGAAAGGCCAATGGGATTTAAAATTAACATCACAGATATTACAATGGTACAATGCCATAAATCCACTAGAACACTGGAAATGGCAGGTACTAAAAGAATCATTAATTTTCCCTCATCTTTTTGTAGGCATAATGAGCAAATATTATGAAAAAAGAGAAATCAGTTGGCCTGAGGCTAGATATATTGAAAGATTAAAAGGAATGATTAAAATAGAAAAATCTATTGGACCTATTTTGCAAGATTTCGAAAGAATTATTCCTTAATAAATTATTAATATCTGGTATTGAATTGGATTGGAGGTATTAAATTGGATAACGAATCAAATAATTATTTATCACTTGGTAGTAAAGTTCTTCTATCGTACGATATAAAACCTTTGAATTTAAAAATGCTTCAAAGTAAAGGTTTGAAAACATTATGGAAATTAACTTATAAAAATACACCACTATGCCTTAAAAGATTAAATCAAACTATGGAAGAGGCTCTTTTCTCGGTTAATGCACAAATATATATATTTAACAACGGTGGTATGGTACCCAGGGTCTATCCTAATGCAAAAGGTAATTTTATAACTGAATATAACGGACAGTTATTTGTATTATACAGTTGGGTTAATGGGCGCGATATGAATTTAGAAAACCCTAAAGATTTAAACTTAGCATTACAGTCTTTATCAAAATTTCACATAACCTCCATTGGATATGTGCCACCAATTAATTCTAAAACATCCTCTAAACTTGGAAACTGGCCAAAACAATATACATCTATGAAAAATAGAATGTTAAAGATAAAAGAAATTTGTATACAAACTCCTAATAATGCAAATTATTCGAGCCTTGTAGATCATATAGATCCAATCATAGAAATTTGTGATAAAACAATTAATCTAATTAATAGTTCTTCTTATAGTGATTTATGTAGCATTAATCAAAAAGAGTCTTGTTTATGTCATCAGGATTTTGGCACTGGAAACGTAATGCTAATAGACGGCAAAGGCATAGTTATAGATTTGGATAGTGTTACCTATGACTTACCTTCTCGCGATTTAAGAAAGATTATTGGGAAAAGAATGATGCAATTTAATGATTACAATATAAATAACATTGAAACTATATTAAAATTCTATGAAATAAATAATATTCTTTCACCAAAACACAGAGAAGTTTTAAAAATCGATTTAATGTTCCCTCATTGGTTCTTTGGTTTAATAAAAAATATACACAAAAGTGATAAATCAATAAGTGCTCAGAGAATTTGTGCAATTTCTAGTTTCGAACAGAATAAATTTTCTACACTTCAAAAATGGCTTTAAAGGAGGCATATATTGAAAATAGCAATAATTTGTACGGAAAAACTTGCTTATCCCCCTATTAATGGCGGCGCTGTTCAAATGTATCTTGAGGGCGCCTTACCTATGT
Encoded here:
- a CDS encoding CotS family spore coat protein, encoding MDNESNNYLSLGSKVLLSYDIKPLNLKMLQSKGLKTLWKLTYKNTPLCLKRLNQTMEEALFSVNAQIYIFNNGGMVPRVYPNAKGNFITEYNGQLFVLYSWVNGRDMNLENPKDLNLALQSLSKFHITSIGYVPPINSKTSSKLGNWPKQYTSMKNRMLKIKEICIQTPNNANYSSLVDHIDPIIEICDKTINLINSSSYSDLCSINQKESCLCHQDFGTGNVMLIDGKGIVIDLDSVTYDLPSRDLRKIIGKRMMQFNDYNINNIETILKFYEINNILSPKHREVLKIDLMFPHWFFGLIKNIHKSDKSISAQRICAISSFEQNKFSTLQKWL